A genomic segment from Hypomesus transpacificus isolate Combined female chromosome 13, fHypTra1, whole genome shotgun sequence encodes:
- the entpd1 gene encoding ectonucleoside triphosphate diphosphohydrolase 1 yields MAAQREMKGKNPWHRPVTILIAVLGVIAIVALVTVTVMQNQPLHQKYKYGIVLDAGSSHTAMYIYQWPAEKDNDTGRVQQTHACKVNGPGISSYWSSPSQAGDSLRKCLQDAERQVPLSRHQETPLYLGATAGMRLLSKENRSASSEVFRAVERELQRFPFSFQGARILTGQEEGAFGWVTVNYLDDRLRQGLGTRGALDLGGASTQISFVSNQEVESSENAVAFRLYGNDYHLYTHSFLCYGKDQVLKLALVQLTESGERQVSDPCFHPGYNVTKEYSAVYNSPCVTARKSKETSFTHIGTGNALKCQEVVRRVLDFGRCNFSSCSFNQVYQPPLRGTFRAFSAFYFVMNFLNLTSDPLERVKEKLEHYCATPWTQVKQDHPDIKEKYLAEYCFSGTYIVTLLTEGYNFTSESWNDIKFIKKISGSDAGWTLGYMLNLTNMVPAEAPDTPPLPYAGFVTIVTCMALLLVFLLVLSLRSYWPRCRPAQTRII; encoded by the exons ATGGCTGCACAAAGAG AGATGAAAGGGAAGAACCCCTGGCATCGACCAGTGACCATCCTCATCGCTGTCCTCGGCGTCATAGCGATCGTTGccctggtgacggtgacagtGATGCAGAACCAGCCTCTCCATCAGAAGTACAAG tATGGCATTGTTCTGGATGCTGGCTCGTCCCACACAGCAATGTATATCTACCAGTGGCCCGCAGAGAAGGACAACGACACAGGGAGAGTCCAGCAGACCCACGCCTGCAAGGTCAATG GCCCTGGGATCTCCAGCTACTGGTCGTCTCCGAGCCAGGCCGGGGACTCTTTGAGGAAGTGTCTTCAGGACGCTGAGCGCCAAGTGCCCCTCAGCAGGCACCAGGAGACCCCCCTGTACCTGGGGGCTACCGCTGGCATGAGGctgctcag CAAAGAGAACCGGAGTGCTTCGAGTGAGGTGTTTAGAGCAGTGGAGAGGGAGTTGCAAAGgttccccttctccttccagGGAGCTAGGATCCTCACAGGTCAGGAGGAAGGAGCCTTCGGCTGGGTCACTGTCAACTACCTCGATGATCGCCTCCGACAG GGCTTGGGAACTAGAGGAGCTCTTGACCTGGGCGGAGCCTCCACACAGATCAGTTTTGTGTCCAATCAGGAAGTGGAGTCATCGGAAAACGCTGTAGCCTTTCGTCTCTATGGAAACGACTACCACCTGTACACTCATAGCTTCCTTTGTTATGGTAAAGACCAGGTGCTAAAACTAGCCCTGGTCCAGCTCACAGAG tCAGGTGAAAGGCAAGTATCAGACCCATGTTTCCACCCAGGCTACAACGTCACTAAGGAATACTCAGCTGTGTACAACAGCCCCTGTGTGACAGCCAGGAAATCAAAGGAAACCAGTTTCACCCACATTGGAACAGGAAATGCATTAAAATGCCAGGAAGTGGTCAGAAGAGTCTTAGATTTCGGCAGATGCAACTTCAGCTCCTGCTCCTTCAACCAGGTCTACCAGCCACCCTTGAGAGGAACCTTCAGG GCCTTCTCAGCCTTTTACTTTGTGATGAACTTCCTgaatctgacctctgaccctttgGAGAGAGTCAAGGAGAAACTAGAGCACTACTGTGCTACACCCTGGACACAG GTAAAGCAGGATCATCCAGATATCAAGGAGAAGTACCTGGCTGAGTACTGTTTCTCTGGGACCTACATTGTCACCTTGTTGACGGAAGGCTACAACTTCACGTCAGAAAGCTGGAATGACATCAAATTCATCAAGAAG ataTCAGGGAGTGACGCTGGCTGGACGTTGGGCTACATGCTGAACCTGACCAACATGGTCCCAGCAGAGGCGCCTGACACGCCCCCTCTCCCCTACGCAGGCTTCGTCACCATAGTGACCTGCATGGCCTTGCTACTCGTCTTCCTTCTGGTCCTCAGTCTTCGCTCCTACTGGCCACGCTGTCGCCCCGCCCAGACACGGATCATATGA
- the LOC124475451 gene encoding potassium channel subfamily K member 1-like, producing the protein MVQGFGGWWTRLLERRQSELNVTLLLLCYVLYLLFGAGVFSAVERPYESELREKLQALRHKFLQDHACVSDELLEKILSRALQANNYGVSMLGNVSNSNWDFISSLFFTSTVLTTTGYGHTVPLSDGGKAFCIVFSLLGIPITLLFISSVVERIMVVVTRRPLAHLQVRWAVPRTRGAVGHALILTLFSAMLLFFFPALVFQAWESSWSFLDSLYFCFISLTTIGLGDYVPGETHPTTTNPHRLLYRLAITVYLLLGLVCLLVVVETWCEVPQLKSFRKKFYRGKRDGQIPEDMADMVDDTDDNELTDHMTAPPLGLPNFSYVSAQAASLRLEDPAPFTHPLETTAPVHVNHLRR; encoded by the exons ATGGTCCAAGGTTTTGGAGGCTGGTGGACACGGTTGTTGGAGCGGCGTCAATCGGAACTAAACGTCACTTTGCTGCTGCTGTGCTATGTACTCTACCTGTTGTTTGGCGCCGGGGTCTTTTCAGCCGTCGAGCGTCCCTACGAATCTGAATTACGTGAAAAGCTACAAGCTCTCCGACACAAGTTCCTCCAGGACCATGCTTGCGTGTCGGACGAGCTCCTTGAAAAAATACTGTCTCGTGCACTTCAGGCCAATAACTATGGCGTGTCAATGCTCGGTAACGTCAGCAACTCGAACTGGGACTTTATATCATCGCTTTTCTTTACCAGCACTGTGCTAACCACAACAG GCTATGGTCACACCGTCCCCTTGTCAGATGGTGGAAAGGCCTTTTGCATAGTCTTCTCTCTTCTGGGaatccccatcaccctcctgtTCATCTCGTCTGTGGTGGAGAGGATCATGGTGGTGGTGACGCGGAGGCCCCTGGCCCACCTCCAGGTGCGGTGGGCAGTACCCCGGACGAGGGGCGCTGTGGGCCACGCCCTGATCCTGACCTTGTTTTCGGCTATGCTGCTCTTCTTCTTCCCTGCGCTGGTGTTCCAGGCCTGGGAAAGCAGCTGGAGCTTTCTGGACTCTCTCTACTTCTGCTTCATCTCCCTGACCACCATAGGGCTGGGAGACTATGTGCCAGGGGAGACCCACCCTACCACCACCAACCCACACCGGCTACTCTACAGGCTGGCCATCACAG tgtaTCTTCTGCTGGGTCTGGTGTGTCTGCTAGTGGTGGTGGAGACCTGGTGTGAGGTGCCTCAACTGAAGAGCTTCCGGAAGAAGTTCTACAGAGGGAAGCGGGACGGCCAGATCCCAGAGGACATGGCCGATATGGTGGACGACACAGACGACAATGAGCTGACTGATCACATGACTGCTCCGCCGCTGGGCCTGCCTAACTTCTCCTACGTGTCGGCGCAGGCCGCCTCCCTCCGCCTGGAAGATCCCGCCCCCTTTACTCACCCCCTGGAGACGACCGCGCCTGTCCATGTCAACCACCTCAGAAGATGA